The nucleotide sequence atatttttcgaataaaacttgttaagaattaagtaaggaacaactttcatttgcaccattttttaaaattgtaaattttttaatttccctgtgaacagtattgaaatttaattcaagattattctcctaattattgtttgtatcaaaatatgtttcaaataaaacttgttaagaattaagtaaggaacaactttcattagcaccattttttaaaattatcaattttttaatttccctctgaagagtattggaatttaattcaagattatcttcctaattattgtttgtattaaaatattttttaaacaaaacttgttaagaattaagtaaggaacaactttcattggtaccattttttaaaattatgcatttattaatttccctgtgaacagtattgaaatttaattcaagattattttcctaattattgtttgtatcaaaatatttttcaaataaaacttgttaagaattaagtaaggaacaactttcattggcaccattttttaaaattattaattttttaatttccctgtgaacagtattgaaatttaattcaagattattttcctaattattgtttgtatcaaaatatttttcaaataaaacttgttaagaattaagtaagcaacaacttttattggcaccattttttaaaattatcaattttttaatttccctgtgaacagtattgaaatttaattcaagattatcttcctaattattgtttgtattaaaatattttttaaacaaaacttgttaagaattaagtaaggaacaactttcattggcaccattttttaaaattatgcatttattaatttccctgtgaacagtattgaaatttaattcaagattattttcttaattattgtttgtatcaaaatatttttcaaataaaacttgttaagaattaagtaAGGAACAACTTATAttagcaccattttttaaaattattaattttttaatttccctgtgaacagtattgaaatttaattcaagattattttcctaattattgtttgtatcaaaatatttttcaaataaaacttgttaagaattaaacaacgaacaattttcattggcaccattttttaaaattatcaacattttaatttccctgttaacagtgttgaaatttaattcaagattattttcctaattattgtttgtatcaaaatatgtttcaaataaaacttgttaagaattaagtaaggaacaactttcattagcaccattttttaaaattatcaattttttaatttccctgtgaacagtattgaaatttaattcaagattattttcctaattattgtttgtatcaaaatatttttcaaataaaacttgttaagaattaagtaaggaacaactttcattggcaccattttttaaaattattaattttttaatttccctgtgaacagtattgaaatttaattcaagattattttcctaattatggtttgtatcaaaatatttttcaaataaaacttgttaagaattaagtaaggaacaacttttgtaggaaccattttttaaaattatcaatttttatttgaacctttttaaataaatgttgaaataaaagtaatattttaataaacatagtTTATTTgggtaaaaaaataacattttcttcttatatctcaaataaagtaaaagtcaacaaaacattctaaaaaaaatatatgaaataaagTAACATTCTCAAAAAATATACCATTTTAGTTAAGCTTTTAAGTtctattttgtattaatattgcaatgttgcattttatgcgCCATGTCACCCAATGAGGACCCTCCTCCACCAGTATTTGAATCACTTTGAGAGGATGTTTGAGGGATTTGGCAATCATGGCGCCATCGCGCTGCTGCCAAATTCATTACATCGAACACCTGTTGACATATAGCACATTTAACTGGTTCTTCGCCTTTATGACAACTCTGGAAATGCTCTAAACAATCCGCGTCGCAAGATTCGCCTTGAAAGTCTTTCTTGCACAAGGTACAACTTAATGTTAGGCAATTAGCAAAGGTGCATAAAATCGTTTGGCGCTGCTTTCTAGGTAGTTTATGAATTCTGTTTAAATCAACGAATGAAGGCTTTCTAGTGCGTTTGGCTTCTTCaacattgaattcaatgaGTGAAAAATCGACTCTTGGAATTAAGATTTCCAAAAAAGTGACTTccctaaaacaattttttttatattatttattaataattctttttatattaataaacttaCGTTTTGGTGCTGGAATCTTCAATTTTTCTGCTACGGGAGTAAATTTTTCCTCCAATATTAAAAGTTACATTAAAAGGTGAAGCCATTGTGCCCCCTTGCAAATTGCAATCTTGAATGTCTTGTAAATAGCCCATAAGGACGCTTTGAATTAACTCATGGTTCTTAACAACATATTGGGCCATGATGGAtgttaattgtttaaaataatacagCATAAAATTGTATGAATACACTTTAGGTTCAGTGTGAGGACATATCTTGGTACACTCGCTATTAAAAAATGCTGTGCTATAAATATCGATGTATTCTGTATCGACTAAGTAGCGTTTAAATTCGTGGAGGTTCGACCGAGACAATTGAACGTTTGGTAAATTGATAGTGTATTTAACATAAGGGTGATTAAGAAAGGAAGCCATTGAGGTTAATTTCAGGGGATTCCACGGCTTTTCAGTATGCATCTTAATTACAATgtcatctaaaaataaaaataaatgctatggaatgaaattataaatgaaaattttaccaTTCTCCACAGCAACAATCAATCCACTTAAAACATTTGGCGGTTCCCCCAACACCACATTAAAAGAAGGACTGACTTCTTGACTTCCTGATGCTGAATCCATTTGAGTTTCTTCGGAAGACGTTTCCCTTTTTGTAAACTGAGCGTGATTACGGAAAAGACGCTGATTCATAAGAATAAACGTTAATTTTGCGCGTAGATAACGTTGATACTTCTCAAAACATTCATTTTTCAACGATGGGTCTTTGATATCCGCGGTGCACCATCCGGGCCATCTTGTCATGAAGAAACATAACGCCTCCCCAAGCACACATCTCATTGCAGGCGAAACCATCCCCAAATTAAGCCTCAAATCGTTGGAAAGTATTGGAAGCACCGCATCCATGTTTAAATGCAAAGTTTTACCATTTATGACCTTGTTGAAAAGATCTTCAAGAGTACCAGTTGACTGCATTGCTAAAGCTGCAGCCTCCATTTTCACAATGACGGTTATTTATAAAGGCGGCAAGACACTACGTTGCATTTCGCGTGCGCAATTCGAAGAAAACTGCAAAATTATCAAACATATTTTAgttacaaatattattatactCCTAAATGACACATCTCgttataataaatgaaattgtaaTGAATAAAAGCGTCAATATTTACTTTAAAGATCGTTAATAATGAAGCAATTTGAAGTAACTGTTGTGGGTAAAATACATGACATAACTATGATTACAGGAATctgtaaaaaaataacctaTATCTTTGTTCATAGAGAATagttattattgtttgtatcaaaatatttttcaaataaaacttgttaagaattaaataaggaacaacttttcttgccaccattttttaaaattatgaaatttttaatttccctgagAATagtattgaaatttaattcaaggttattttcctaattattgtttgtatcaaaatatttttctaataaaacttgttaagaattaaataaggaacaacttttctttgcaccattttttaaaattatgaaatttttaatttccctgagaacagtatagaaattaaattcaagattatcttcctaattattgtttgtatcaaaatatttttcaaataaaacttgttaagaattaagtaaggaacaactttcattagcaccattttttaaaattatcaattttttaatttccctgttaacagtattgaaatttaattcaagattattttcttaattattgtttgtatcaaaatgtttttcaaataaaacttgttaagaatcaataaaggaacaacttttctgaacacaattttttaaaattatcaattttttaatttccttatGCACagtatagaaattaaattcaagattattttcctaattattgttagtatcaaaatatttttcaaataaaacttgttaagaattaagtaaggaacaactttcattagcaccattttttaaaatgatcaattttttaatttccctgtgaacagtatagaaatttaattcaagattattttcctaattattgtttgtatcaaaatatttttcaaataaaacttgttaagaattaagtaaggaacaactttcattagcaccattttttaaaattatcaattttttaatttccctgttaacagtattgaaatttaattcaagattattttcttaattattgtttgtatcaaaatatttttcaaacaaaacttgttaagaattaaacaaggaacaactttcattagcatcattttttaaaatcatcaacattttaatttccctgtgaatagtatagaaatcaaattcaaaattatcttcctaattattgtttgtatcaaaatatttttcaaataaaacttgttaagaattaagtaaggaacaactttcattagcaccattttttaaaattatcaattttttaatttccctgttaacagtattgaaatttaattcaagattattttcctaattattgtttgtatcaaaatatttttcaaataaaacttgttaagaattaaataaggaacaacttttattggcaccattttttaaaattatcatttttttaatttccctgtgaacagtattgaaatttaattcaagattatcttcctaattattgcttgtatcaaaatatttttcaaataaaacttgttaagaattaagcaaggaacaactttcattagcatcattttttaaaatcatcaacattttaattttcctgtgaatagtatagaaatcaaattcaagattatcttcgtaattattgtttgtatcaaaatatttttcaaataaaacttgttaagaatcaataaaggaacaacttttctgaacacaattttttaaaattatcaattttttaatttccttacGAACActatagaaattaaattcaagattatcttcctaattattgttgatatcaaaatatttttcaaataaaacttgttaagaactaaaaaaggaacaacttttcttgttaaaatttttttaaattatcaatattttaattttctccgTAAACCTGACttgaaaactaattaaattaagtaatggaaagacaatttcaataaagTTTTCCACAATAACAATGTTTTTAATCCAAGTTGTTGTCTAAGAATCCCATgtagtttaaacaatttaaataaagcaTTTATAAAAACCACGTCCTTAGTTTTTGTGCATTGCAATAATTTATACAACACTTAATTGAAAAGCAGGAAAAAAGCTGTGTGTTTTAATACATTGTTAAAATAATGACAAACACTCTGTTTTtgtagtttaattaattttgtataaaatataaatcacaCTTTATTTAGGTTTTATTTCAACGGGACTCAATTCTTGAACTTGTAGTGTCAAAATCAACGTTATGAAGAACCCAACGTACACAATTTTCGAAGCATTTTATGCTGTCGTTAAggtattactaaaaaaattaattattttaatcgttTAGATTCATTTTTTAGCATTATCTTGGAGTaccacgaaaaaaaaattcgcttTTTCTTCAACTCTTGTTAATTCCTTTAACGTTTATTACACTTCTATTATTTgggataatttttttattatccataatgttttattttggcatAAAAGTTTGTGTGATGTATAAAGAGGGTGATAAATTCGCTGGAATGATGACTGGGCAAGATCCTGTTATGTCTCCAATCGTAATTAACGCTTTATATACAATAAAAGTTTCTGACAAATttgaattacataaaaatgttcaAGATCTTTTACTCAAACATGTTTATGGTAGTTGTAATAAGATGAATTATTTGATTAGATCTTATttgggttattattattttataaagagtcatttaaaattaagtgaTTATGTGCAAGAAATAGAGTCGCAAGAATTAATTTGGTCACAATCATCTTTGTTGGATTATatagcaaaaaatgttatagataataataaaattggagATAAAACTTGGATGTTGACAACTTTTAAACAACCGGTAGAGTGGGGGGATGGCTCAAAAAAGTACGTTTTTATATTATCAGTTAACCATAGTGTAAGCGACGGATTTGGATTATTCtcattgtttaaaaacaaaatttgtgataaatttgaatttttgaatttatccaCAAAAACCGATTTATCTTCGCAATCAATCCCCAATCAATCTTTGGACGATGCTTATATGATACCTCTCATCCCACTAGAACGCAATAAAGAAAATCCTAAAGGtctattaacatttttcatcGAAACCGAaccgaaatatttaaaattcattaagaACCAAAAAGAGAAATTGAAAGTTGGAGTCACACAAATTTTAGTTTCAGGATTTTTGATTGCACTCATCGAGTATATGgataaagtaaaattaaaaaacaattcctcgtagaaattaaaatatttatcatttcgtttttttaacaGAAAGGTATCGTCAAACCAAAATTAAGCGTGAGCTTTACTTTCAAACCTTTTGATACTGAAACTATCGAGATGATCAATGGGAATTTTAACTttgataacataaaaaataacgcttacATAGGCATCTCGTCTGTTGATACTTCATCCAGCAAAAATATGATATCAGCAGCtctaaatttgaaacaatgttttcgtaaatatttaaaatctgtTAATTTAATGGTaagctatttttattttaatattagaaGTAACttgtatcatgaacaatactcagaaaatatttaaattaattatttttttagttcagcATAGCTTTAATTAACTTCGCACATTTATTTCCACCGTGGTTCCATGTAGGatcattaattataaataaagggTTAGCAAACGTTTTCATTTCGAACGTTACCGGCATAAAATGTGCTGGATTTGACAACATCGACATGGACAACATCGTTTTCTTCCTAAGCCCGGGGAGTTtcagtaatatttattttgtggtaataaatcaaattaaatttttaattatctttatttctaGACTTTGGCATCTGTGTTATCACATATGGTAATAAGTTTCATATAGCTGTACAAGCAAACACAGGAATCGTGGATTCTAGAGATGATTTGAATCAAATTGTTGAAAGCGCTTTCAAACATATTGATTCACttggaaatatataaaaataaagctttGCTTGTGAGGTGGTTAATATTGTAGTGGGTCTAATaaagcttttatttctttttgtttaatttaattatttattgcgtCATCTATTGAGTAAAATAAGAATTAGAAATACCTTAAAGTAAAGTTTCCTGTAATACACCGGTTTCACCTCAACTGTATTAACACCTGTTTGAATTTGTAACGTATTTTTAAGATCGTGTTTTTTGTTGTAAGATTATAACATCACCATGTCTTCATCATCTCAGTAAGTACAATCTTTATGTTATTAATTCACTTTTAACGATAACTTTTCAGGGCACCTTCTCTATTCTCGGCggattttattcaaaacttaaacaacatcacaaataaaaaagtttccaAGTTAAACAAGGTTATAAACGAGATGGGGATGGATGTGCAAACTCAAGAAAAATGGGTCTGCAAGATTAAGGAAGAGTTGAACCAATTGTATGATATGATAATGGAAAATGCTGTAGCTCATAAAGAGAAGATCTTGATTGATATTGAGGAATTATTAAAGGAATCAGAACGGTTGTGCAAATTGTTGCAAACGAAAATGCCTCAACATGGTTCCCAggatttatcattttttgaggAACGTAGGCTACTCAAGAAGCATGTTGAACAGTatgttgaataattttaataataatctgaGTAATTAATTActcaatttttgtttagaCTTCAAGGTGCTGTAAGAGCAAGGGAAAAACAATTAGAAATCCTAAAAATTAGGCAGCTAGAATTGTGCAAAAACTTGGGTAAAGAgccaaaatcaataaaaaaagtaccTTTACCCAACAACTCAGAACTTGAAGACTTCGAGAATCATATAAAAGCGTTAGAATTAGAAGTATTTAAGCGCGAAGAACATTACATGCATGTAAAGTTCAAAATTATGGAGTTGGCTGCAGACCTTGAAATTAAACCATCTTTGGatcttgaaaatgttttattctCCGACAATTCCATTTTTCAAGTAACagacaaaaatatgaaatggCTTGATGATTATTATGGGTCATTGCAAGTACAATACAACAACATGAagaaggaaattaaaattttaagggAAGTTGTAGGCAGATTATGGATAATGTTGTCAGAAGATGTTGAAAAAACCACTCAATTTATGCAAAGGCATGTTAGGTGCACATTCACTACCTTCACCGCGTGGAAAAACGAGCTAATTCGCTGCAATACGCTCAAAAAGGAAAACAtgcaaaaaattgttgaaaatttacGAAACGAATTGAGCACCCTCTGGGAGAAATGTCATAAGACGAACTCCGAACGCGAAGAATTCACTTATTATCGCACTAAAACATACACCGAAGAATTAATTTCATACCACACCATcgaaattgataaattaaaaaattattaccaaaATAACCAGTAAGACAAAtcattcattaaataataactattTAAATCACTCTTTATTTTAGCGAAACATTtactttattagaaaaatggCAAGAATCTTGGAATAATCTCACTCAATTAGAAGAAAAGGCCTCAGCCCCCAACCGCTTCAAAAATAGAGGTGGTACTTTGTTGCAAGAAGAGAAAGAACGAAACGCGCTACAAAAGCGAATACCTAAGTACGAAGAACGATTACTGGAATTATCTAATAATTACaaagaaagaatgggaaaagattttttatcaTGGGGCGAGCGAATCGACAACTTAATCAAAAAAGCTCACGAAAATTATAAAGtcgaaaaagaaaacaaacttAGCGCAAGAAAACAACAACGTGCGACCCCTACAACACCCACCATCACGAGAAGTAAGGACACGATTTCTACCCCTAAATCGTCGTCGAAAAGACCACCAAAAACAACACTTTTCACcagtaacaaaaaatgtaaaggtgagataacaataaattaagaattgaggatttaagttttttcggtttgaaaatttgcagtATCTCCTTGCAAGCAGCTTCCTGCTATTCAACTAAATGATCAAACCATTAATTTAGATCATCACTTGAACGAAAAAAACGTCTTTGTAAAATTAGATCGATTGCTGTTAACGCAGCCAAAAGGGAGAAAAGGAAATTGGATTTGAATGATGTGGATTATAAATTTGCAGTAAGAATAACTCTATTCTTTGGTGGTGGTGCTTCATTTTAttggaacaattttttttctattcttcattttaaaaaaattaatgcggggtttcttttattttaggaaaaattgtaaagaaacCATCGTGATGTATCATCCGACAGCGCTTGATCCTTCTCATCttgcaatattttttgtttttgtgttcgagtttttaaaaattatttgatttaatatttcatttttatacttattaacgttaaattagaaaaaaaaaaactttatagagcaatattcaatgttttattataataagagTTTAATGTACcgaaaatagtaataattaaaaatattttttatttaaaaaccgaattagattttttttaagattcttGATACTTCAAGATCCTCAGATTTACCGTGttttgatataagaaatataagTATCACGAATAATACTTATTATTCTTATTAAGTAGATGGCTCTACTTGTGATACTTATTTCTTGTatcataaacaataaaaaaaacggaATTTAGAGTTTTCGTGATTTTTAATAGTAAACATAAGAAAGATTTGCTGCAGGAGcagagaaattaattttagaatttaCGTGATTTAAtatttgggttcattttatcactaaaaaataattatttaatattattttataaaaaaaaagtcaaatttaatgaataactgttttttttattacattaaaatataatacaaaGTTTCGTAAAGGTTACGTCAGTCACTCAACACAAACGATTTCCATTACTTTTTGGTTATCACAAAGGACTTAGGATTGTCCAGATTTTCATGGCAACAACACAAATCTGGCAACCACACCTGATTTAAGTacagtttattaatttttattccttaattaaTATGGCAAGATAATTactatacataaaaaacggtttgtttaaaattaaaaattttagctGACAAAACTTCATTTTACAGTctctttatttcataacgTCATGGTTTGTGGCAGCTTTTGATTGAAAGATTAAGCCGCCAACGATAAATTTTATGGATTTAAAATGTAGGATGAAGATCCTATACAAATGGCAAGAACTTGAAAAACATCTTAAAAATACTGTTAATAGTCTTAAAAAATCTTACAATTCctatcaaaaaatgacaaagaACCCTGTTAGAAAATGACAATATgtcatttttttatgttatgacATTTCCATATTCCTATGAACAGTAACCGGGGCGATAATACGATTTCTTCCAGATAAATTAGTCATAACCGGAAAATTTTTTGGTTGATGTTGTCGCGGTAAATAATGTTGAGGTTGTTTCGTTAAATTCGGCGGTTGTCTCGAAGAAACCGAAGTATTAATCGACGTCGCGTCCGAAATGTCATCTTCCAACGAATCCAATTCTAAAGGAGCAAACGATAAATGTTCGGATTCATCATGCGGAGTCATCGTTGAGTACCCATGATCCGAATCAACAGCGGTCGCGGGTCTTCTATACCCAGTCGTAACACAATAAGGACTCACCGGTTCAAGTTTTTTCGCGTTATCTTGCAGAAGAAGTTTATCTTGGTGGTTATCATCGCGGTAATCATCGCTAACG is from Onthophagus taurus isolate NC chromosome 8, IU_Otau_3.0, whole genome shotgun sequence and encodes:
- the LOC111415152 gene encoding protein regulator of cytokinesis 1-like isoform X1, with amino-acid sequence MSSSSQAPSLFSADFIQNLNNITNKKVSKLNKVINEMGMDVQTQEKWVCKIKEELNQLYDMIMENAVAHKEKILIDIEELLKESERLCKLLQTKMPQHGSQDLSFFEERRLLKKHVEQLQGAVRAREKQLEILKIRQLELCKNLGKEPKSIKKVPLPNNSELEDFENHIKALELEVFKREEHYMHVKFKIMELAADLEIKPSLDLENVLFSDNSIFQVTDKNMKWLDDYYGSLQVQYNNMKKEIKILREVVGRLWIMLSEDVEKTTQFMQRHVRCTFTTFTAWKNELIRCNTLKKENMQKIVENLRNELSTLWEKCHKTNSEREEFTYYRTKTYTEELISYHTIEIDKLKNYYQNNHETFTLLEKWQESWNNLTQLEEKASAPNRFKNRGGTLLQEEKERNALQKRIPKYEERLLELSNNYKERMGKDFLSWGERIDNLIKKAHENYKVEKENKLSARKQQRATPTTPTITRSKDTISTPKSSSKRPPKTTLFTSNKKCKVSPCKQLPAIQLNDQTINLDHHLNEKNVFVKLDRLLLTQPKGRKGNWI
- the LOC111415184 gene encoding uncharacterized protein translates to MEAAALAMQSTGTLEDLFNKVINGKTLHLNMDAVLPILSNDLRLNLGMVSPAMRCVLGEALCFFMTRWPGWCTADIKDPSLKNECFEKYQRYLRAKLTFILMNQRLFRNHAQFTKRETSSEETQMDSASGSQEVSPSFNVVLGEPPNVLSGLIVAVENDDIVIKMHTEKPWNPLKLTSMASFLNHPYVKYTINLPNVQLSRSNLHEFKRYLVDTEYIDIYSTAFFNSECTKICPHTEPKVYSYNFMLYYFKQLTSIMAQYVVKNHELIQSVLMGYLQDIQDCNLQGGTMASPFNVTFNIGGKIYSRSRKIEDSSTKTEVTFLEILIPRVDFSLIEFNVEEAKRTRKPSFVDLNRIHKLPRKQRQTILCTFANCLTLSCTLCKKDFQGESCDADCLEHFQSCHKGEEPVKCAICQQVFDVMNLAAARWRHDCQIPQTSSQSDSNTGGGGSSLGDMAHKMQHCNINTK
- the LOC111415152 gene encoding protein regulator of cytokinesis 1-like isoform X2; the protein is MSSSSQAPSLFSADFIQNLNNITNKKVSKLNKVINEMGMDVQTQEKWVCKIKEELNQLYDMIMENAVAHKEKILIDIEELLKESERLCKLLQTKMPQHGSQDLSFFEERRLLKKHVEQLQGAVRAREKQLEILKIRQLELCKNLGKEPKSIKKVPLPNNSELEDFENHIKALELEVFKREEHYMHVKFKIMELAADLEIKPSLDLENVLFSDNSIFQVTDKNMKWLDDYYGSLQVQYNNMKKEIKILREVVGRLWIMLSEDVEKTTQFMQRHVRCTFTTFTAWKNELIRCNTLKKENMQKIVENLRNELSTLWEKCHKTNSEREEFTYYRTKTYTEELISYHTIEIDKLKNYYQNNHETFTLLEKWQESWNNLTQLEEKASAPNRFKNRGGTLLQEEKERNALQKRIPKYEERLLELSNNYKERMGKDFLSWGERIDNLIKKAHENYKVEKENKLSARKQQRATPTTPTITRSKDTISTPKSSSKRPPKTTLFTSNKKLSPCKQLPAIQLNDQTINLDHHLNEKNVFVKLDRLLLTQPKGRKGNWI
- the LOC111415167 gene encoding uncharacterized protein; its protein translation is MKNPTYTIFEAFYAVVKHYLGVPRKKNSLFLQLLLIPLTFITLLLFGIIFLLSIMFYFGIKVCVMYKEGDKFAGMMTGQDPVMSPIVINALYTIKVSDKFELHKNVQDLLLKHVYGSCNKMNYLIRSYLGYYYFIKSHLKLSDYVQEIESQELIWSQSSLLDYIAKNVIDNNKIGDKTWMLTTFKQPVEWGDGSKKYVFILSVNHSVSDGFGLFSLFKNKICDKFEFLNLSTKTDLSSQSIPNQSLDDAYMIPLIPLERNKENPKGLLTFFIETEPKYLKFIKNQKEKLKVGVTQILVSGFLIALIEYMDKKGIVKPKLSVSFTFKPFDTETIEMINGNFNFDNIKNNAYIGISSVDTSSSKNMISAALNLKQCFRKYLKSVNLMFSIALINFAHLFPPWFHVGSLIINKGLANVFISNVTGIKCAGFDNIDMDNIVFFLSPGSFNFGICVITYGNKFHIAVQANTGIVDSRDDLNQIVESAFKHIDSLGNI